TTCCAACTTCAGAAAAGTGAATGCCCCTTCTATTTCTCCTGCAAAAAGTAACAATACGCAAGACTTAGAAACTATTGTGAAAACTCCGGCAGGTAAGAGTTTACCAGAGTTTCAGGGTATCAGTCAGTGGCTTAATTCTAGCCCTTTAGCGATCGCCGATCTCAAAGGCAGTGTTGTTTTGATCCAGTTTTGGACTTTTGCTTGTATTAACTGTCAGCGTACCCTGCCCTACATCACTAAATGGCATCGGCAGTATGAGGCGCAGGGACTCAAGGTGATTGGTATCCACACACCAGAGTTTGCTTTTGAGCGAGATCCGAACAATATAAAAAAGGCGTTACAAAAACACCAAATTACTTATCCGGTTCCAGTGGATAACGAATATAAAACTTGGAACGCCTACGAAAATCAGTATTGGCCCCATATATTTCTAGCCGATCGCCAGGGTTTACTACAATATGACCATATTGGTGAAGGAGCATACGAAAAAACAGAGCAAACTATCCGCCAGCTATTGGGGTAGAAGCAATGATGACGAATTCTACTTTATCGATCAGTCTAGCTTTATTGGGGGGAGTTTTGAATGTCCTTTCACCCTGTGTTTTACCGATTTTGCCTGTGCTATTAGGCCGATCGCTCCAATCGCATACTTACGGCCCAGTCGCGCTGGTGGGGGGATTAATCGCTGGTTTTGCACTCGCAGGTAGTTTACTCGGTGTAACAGCAAGCTGGTTTACGGGTTTGGCTAACTTATTACGGAATGGCGCGATCGCACTTCTTTTATTTTTAGGATTACTCGCAATTTTCCCCACATGGAGTTACCGAATATTTACTTATATTCCCGTCGGTAATTGGGCTAAGAAACCCCCACGAATTGGACTTATGGGAGAATTCTGGTTAGGGACTCAGTTAGGGCTTTTATGGACTCCCTGTGCTGGGCCAGTTTTGGGAGGAATTTTAGTCTTAGCGGCAGTTAATCATCAAGTCGCAGGTGCATTTTGGTTACTGGTTGTTTATGGAATCGGAGCAGGTTTGCCTTTATTAGCGATCGCCTACGGTGGGCGAGTACTTAGCAAACGCATCCTCAATGTCCGCCGCCATAGTGCAGTGTTGCAGCGCGTGGGTGGTGTTGCGATCGCAGCAACAGCAATTGCTATTCTTCTCGGTTGGGATGTCCAGATACAACTTTGGCTAGCTCCCTTTTTTCCTACTCAACCTCTGTGAGACAGTCATAAGCGTGCCAATTTTGGATTAGAAGACCCAATCCAATAGTCTTACTGGGAACAATCTAAAAATCTAAGATCCAAAATTCAAAATTGGTATGACCTCATCTAAACGTAAAGCCCGTTCAACACCAAGTGAGACTTTACTTTCAAAGACCTTTCACTGGATTAATATCATCAGCCTCATGTTGATGATCGCTAGCGGATTGCAAATATATAATGCTAATCCAGTATTTGGCGGGCGTGAAGGTTGGCATTTTCCCGATTTTCTGTTGCTGGGAGGTTGGCTTGGGGGTGGCAGAAACTGGCATTTCACTGCTATGTGGCTATTTTCACTAAATTTACTTTGGTATGGAATCTATATCTTTATAACCCGTCGTTGGCAGCGTCGCTTTGCCGATCGCAGCGACTTAAAAGCATTGCAAGTCAGCCAGAACCAAAAACGCAAAAATTACGCATGGCATCGGCTAGCTTATACTGCTATCATTCCCGTGCTACTGCTGGCAATCTTGAGTGGTTTGGCAATGTACAAACCTGCCCAACTGCATTGGATTTCGGGGCTATTTGGTAGTTGGCAAACTCTCCGCACTGTTCACTTTATCACTGTTCCCACAGTCATACTGTTTACAATTGCTCATTCCTTACTTGCCCTGAAGGTAGGAAGCATCCGTCTAGTTAAGTCTATGTTTGTGTAGAGGTAATATGAGTCTGATTCTTCCCAAACGCACCTTATCCCGTCGCCAATTATTGCAACTATCTGGACTTTCAGGGGTAGGTTTTCTTTTAGGTGGCTGTGGGACAAATTTGTTCTCAGATAATCTGCGGCAAATATCTGAGCCGCTAAACCAACGTCTGGAAGCACTATTGTTAAGTCAAAAACCAGTTCCAGAATTTGCTGTCAGTGCCATAGAAGCAGATAAATTGCTGATTAATACCTTTGACTTCACGCCGCAAATCGATCCGGCGCAGTTTCGCCTAAAGATTGATGGTGAAGTTAGTAACCCAATGCAATTGAGTATGGCAGATATTCAAAAATTTCCCTTGACTTCAATGGTAATTCGCCATATCTGTGTTGAAGGCTGGGCTGCGATCGTTCAATGGGGAGGCGTGCGATTGCGAGACTTGGTAACGCTGGTACAGCCGAAGTCAAATGTCCGCTATGTCTACTTTAAATCTGCTGATGGCTACTATGAAAGCTGGGATCTTGCCTCTGCTGTCCATCCCCAAACCCTCATGGCTTATCAAAAGAATGGACAACCGTTATCAGCTGATAATGGTGCGCCTATGCGTTTAGCATCCCCAATTAAACTGGGCTACAAACAAAGCAAGTGGGTAACTCAAATTACATTCGTCAGCAATTTGTTACCTCTTAAAGGCTATTGGGAGGATCAGGGCTATGAGTGGTTTGCAGGGTTATAGTCAGCGAAATATTGGTGAGTAAAGAACTGGGAAAGGTTTGAGATTGCCACAGTGCGATCGCAAGCAGCCCAAATATGTAAAAACATAAGCTGTCATTGCGAGCGTAATGAAATGAAGCAAAGCGATCGCACCCTTCGCAAAGCATATCGTAGAGAAGTAGTTTTAGGTTGTGCGATCGCATTATTTTGCTTCACTGCATTTGCAATGACATTCTGTAATTAATTATGTTGCCTACTTATTAGACTAAAATTTGAATCCCAGGCGGGTAATGCAGCCGGCGCAGATTACCTAAATTACTGAAACCAACGCCAGACAAAAGCAACCATTCTCCTGAATCAAGGCTGACGATTCCGCCGCAAGTCTTCCAGATTTCCACGAAAGGTTATTGTATTGGGATGATTTGCCCCCAACTGTTGTTCAGCGATCTTTAAAGCTTGGATGTACAAAGGTTCGGCTTCGCTGTACCTTCCCTGTAAATGGTAGAGTTCTGCCAAATTATTGAGACTTACCGCAACGCTGGGATGGTTGTTTCCCCACAAGTGTTTATCAAGTTCTAATGCTTTGAGACACAATGGTTCTGCTTCATTGTAGCGTCCTTGGACTTTGTACATATAACCAAGAGCGTAAATAGTATCTGCCAAAAGAGGATGATTTTCTGGAAGTAAATCCTGCTTAAGTTTCAAAGCTTGCAAGAATAATGCTTCTGCTTCGTTGTAACGTCCTTGGGCGCGGTATATTAAAGCTAAATTGTGCAAGTCAGTAGCTACATCGGGATGCTTTTCTCCTAAGATTCGCTTATCTAGTTCTATCGCTTGCAGTGATAAGGGTTCTGCTTCTATGTAGCGTTTTTGATAAAAGTAGAGTAACGCCAAATTGTTCAGTGTAATTGCCACATTGGGGTGTGATTCCCCCAGCAGACGTTTAATCATCTCCAAAGCTTGCATATACAAAGGTTCGGCATCGCTGTACCTTCCCTGGAAACGGTAGAGTTCAGCCAAATTGTTCAGGCTGATTGCCACATTAGGGTGTGATTTGCCCAAACGTTCTCTACCAGTTGATAAACTTTGCTCATACCAAGGTAAAGCTTGCTCGTAGGCTCCTTGACCTTCGTAGAATCTACCCAACCCTTCAAAAGGCCAGATTAGATCATCATCGTTTAACCAAGTTTGGTAAACTGTAACAACTTCCGCAAGGTGAGGGATAGCCAGGGTTGCTTTAGCAATGTGTATCAATGTGGCTATCTGAGGAACATCCTGTGCTACGGCTACCATTGCTTGACAAAAGCCGCGCTTGAGTTCATCCGCTTCCGTTAACTCTTCTAACTTATGCTGTAACAATTCCCGAATGCGTTCATGAACTTGGTAGGTGTCATCTGCCAATTCTTGCAGCAAATAACGCTCAACTAAAATAGTGCAGTTAGCTTTAAAGTCAAATTCCAAATGGCTAGCACTTGCTGCTGATTCTACCAAAGACCAGGGGATAGGAGCCAAAGCAAACAAACTCAAAAGACAAGCCAATTTTTGCGCTTCTGCTTCCAAACATTGCCAATTCAACTCAAAAGCTACTGCTACACCAGACTCGCCTGTTGATGCTTGCTTTTGTAGCTGTGCGAGAATGTCTGCTAGCATAATACTCTCCCTGGCTCTCGGCACTGTGCTGCTATTTGGTAAAGTCCAATTGGTACATAATTCACAAATCGGCAAAGACCTTTAGCAAATTCCAATTCCTTCTCAACCCTATCTTTTCCCAGCAGAGTTGCTAATAATTCTAAGGCTCCATCTGGTGATAATTCACCTAGCGGCAGTGATGGATATGTTAACCCTGTGTTCTGACGAGTAGTAATTAACACCTTAAACAGAGAACCTTTAGGTGGTAGGTAAGGTTTAATTTGCATCCAGTCTTTAACATCATCAAATATTAATAAAACTTTGCCCGCTTGCCAGTTCTTCCAGCAATAAGCAACTTGACCTGCTAGGCTTAATCCATCCGGTGGATTAAAGTTAGGTAAATTCACAACTCCAAACTCTACTAACTGGGTTCCCAAATCAATACCTTGGGGATTTAACCAACAACACCCGCCAGAATAATCTTCTAAATATTGCCACGAGTATTGAATAGCTAACTCTGTTTTACCTACGCCACCTTGCCTAGTCACATCGCTAATTACCACAACATCATTTGCTTGTAATAGCTGACGCAATTGTTCTATTTGCTCATTCCTCCCAACAAACTTACGAGCTTGACTCTGTTGGATATTATGCGGGATATCAAAGGGGTTGAAATGAGATTTTTCAATATCTCCATCCCAACTGCGAGAATAAAAATAAGTCGGCAGTTGTTTTTTATCTAAACTAATAAATCGCTGCTTAACTGCCTCAGTAACTTCCCTCATATTCGGGGGAAAAGTCCCATTAGCTGAGGCAAAAGCTTCCCGCACAGCTTGAGAAAAGTATCCTGTTTTATTTTCAGAATTTACCTTAGCTTGCTCTCCATCCCGCGTAGCCAGTAACACAAATTGTTGACTATCTTGCTTTGGCTGACCACTCAAAAAAGCTTTGCCACCTAAATTAGTTGGTCTTCCCTTCGACTCTAAAACATAATTGGCACAGGCATCAATAATACAAATATGATTCCGAATCTGAAAATTATCGGAACCCAACAAAACTAATAAAGAATTTAAATCTAAATTCTGCCAATTCTGTTTATTGGCATCAGCACAAAGCAACCGACGCTCTCGTTCTGAGGTAATCAAACCATGTCCCGCCCAAAAAATGTAGAGTAAATCCCCCGACTTTGGGGATAAAAAGTTAGTCACAATGTCGGAGATGTTTTGCTCTGTTGCTAACTCTACAGTTAACCCACATTCCCCAATTAACTGATGATTTTCTTCCAGCGCTGATAAACATAACCGGATATTCTCTTTCGGTACACCGTGCTGATGCAGCCAATGAGCAAATTTCAGCGCGTCATCGGCTGGCCCCCCACCCGTGACATTCCAAGCACTTTCGTGGTACTTTTCAATACCCACAATTAACCCAAATGTCCGCTCAGGTTTCGCCATCAACTGCATGATGACCTAGCCTCTCATATTATGGGGACTTACGCACAAGAGATCGCCCAACCCCCTTAAAAATGTGGCTTTTAGCGTTCCTCCTACGGCATAAACACAAGTCTGAAGTAGTTTAAGAATCTGGTTTTTACCCCACCCTAACCCTCCCCTTGCAAAGGGGAGAGAGCTAGATTTCCGGCTTCCCCCCTTTCCAAGGGGGATTGAGGGGGGTAACTCGACTTGTCTGTACACCGAGGGGAGAGGTTGGGAGAGAGGTTTTCTAGATACCGTAAAAAGTAAAGCATTATGGCAACCTCGGAATAATCGCCTCCCAGGTTTTAGGATTTGTCCAATAAGCACCGTGGGAACGGGGAAATGGCTGTCTGCTATCCACTCGTACATCCTGCACTCTATCAAGGAAAATATTCTTACCAACGTAACTGAGAAAATCCCGTAAATCGTAGATATTCAACCATTCCGGGAAATGCTCTGGTAATAACTCTCCATATTCTAAGCTGTAGAGGGCGTTAATCTCATATAAAAATGGTGCTTGGGAACCAACTGTTACCAATAATTCCACCTGAGATAACTGCTGCTGCACTAGCAAATCTACACAAGCGATACCTCCCAAACTATGGGCGAGTAAGACTACTGGCGGTTCTGCTTGGGCAATTTGTTGCTGGATAAACGCCCTAATTTTTTCACCCCGCGCCTGATACAACAAAATATCACCAGGCATAGGCGAAATTTTATCAGTTAACTCCAGGCGGTTTCCTCTAACATAATTTGTTCCGCCGTGCTGTAGTAGTCCATAAAGTGGCTTTAATAACCAGCTACCCAATCCTAACTCCGCCTCTGTCAAAGCCAGAGTCAGCAATTCCACAACTTTATCGCGCAATTGGGCATCGGTGAGTATGGGGGGAAATTTTTCTTGCTGTTCACTAATAAACATTGCTTGAGCCACAACTGCTCTAGCTATTGGTGCATAATATTCACTCAAGTCAGATTCGGAAACTGTGAGCAATGCCTTATGATACGGTTCGCTAAGAATCACAGCCTCTCGTGCTTCGGCAAATATCTCTGCAATTCCCGCCTCTTGCAACTTAGCTTCTAGTTGAGATGTCGGCGCGAAACTCGCTACACGAGATTGTAAAATATCCCCTGAATCTTCCCCAAAAGCATTTCCTGACTCAATCGGTTTCAAAGATAACAGCCGCAATTCATACAAAGGATCGCGGTATAATTTTTCCCACAATGTAATATCTGCATCTTCTTCTGGCTGAGATAAAGCCAGTGTCGCATCTTCTAAGGGTACTGATGCCCGATTTTCATTGAACTTTGCACCCAATGTACCCCAAAGGCAGGGAGCAACTTTGATATCAGGACGTTGAGCGTGAATCTTTTGCTCAATTATCTCAAAGGTTTCGTTGTATTCTCGTTCTCTAATGCCAGTGCCATGTAGAAATATTACAGTGGTCATTGTTATAAAGGGGCTAGCGATATCTGGGTTGGGCTATGCCTAGACTGTTGACTCTGTGCCTTTTTAGGAGTTAAAAAGCTATACAAAATATATTTCATTGCGAGCAAAGCGTTGCAATCCCAGGCGATTGCAACGCTTTGCTCGCAATGACACAAAAATAGCATGAACCAAAAAACCCTAAATTCCATCAAAGTCAATAGCCTAGGCTATGCCTACGCAAAGCTTGTCTTCTGTATTATTCATGACCACGTTATCTGATGCAAGAAAACTGATGCCGATTAGCTGTGAAGCTGTTACAAAACTTGGGGCTTACAGTTATTTTCAGGTAAATAGACCAAGTAAGGGCACAGCATTGCTGTGCCCCTAGGAAAGAAAGATGTGGTTCAAATACTTGAATTCTGCTGTAAGCCCCAAGTTTTGCTCTTTAAACCTTAGTCGTGAGAAATTTTGATATTTCCGCATGTGCTAACACAGCAGCAGGTTCGCTCTGGAGAGCATTGTAATACTTTCTCTCGAAGGTATTGCCCGTTTCTAACGGTACAATCAGCGTGCGGACATCAGCAATTAACTTTTCAAAATCTTCCATTGCAATCGGTTCATCTGCTTGGAGCATTTCATCAACTTGCACAACCACCTCGGAAATCCGATGTAGCCAAGCAAATTGTTCATGAGCGATAACTAGCTGAAGAAGTTCTCCGCTTGATACTCGTCCACTAATCTGTTCGTAGGCAATACGTTCTGTGTCCAGCAACATCTTGTGCAGATGAAGCAATTTGTTGCGTAAATCACGCAGATATTGATGTTGACGTATTCTTTGTGAAAGTGTGTTAGAAGTCAATGTTACCCATCCTCTCGTTACAATAATAGTGTTTTACTAATTCGTAATTCGTAATTAAAGTTTTAATTCTGCATCTGTGCAAACAGCATTGTTAACTATCTACTTAAGCTCGGTTCCTGAATTCGGTTTCCTTGTTAAGGAGCATTCATTACATTATAACTGTTGTATCTTATATTGGATTAATCATATAATAGCATAAAGTTATAAGAAGTACATCTATTGAGGAAATGTCAATTATGGGAAAACTGCCTTAATGTCCCTAGCATACATAATTCTAGGTTTTCTTCAGCAGCAAGAAATGACGGGCTACGACCTCAAAACAAGCTGCTTCGATCAATGTATTGCCCATTTGTGGCCAGCAGACCAGGCACAAATTTATAGAACTCTCGATAAGCTAGTTGAGCAAGGCTGGATTACCTGTAAAATTGAGATTCAACGCGATCGCCCCAACCGTAAAGTCTATAGTGTAACGGAGCCAGGAAAAGCTGAATTTGCTCGATGGCTTGAGACTCATCAGCCCTTAGCGACTATCCGAGAACCTTTGCTAGTCCAGTTGCATTTTGCAGAGCAGTTGCCAAATAAAACCATTATTCATCTACTAGAGCAGCAATTGGCAGCTCGAATCAAAAAGCTTGCTGAGTGTCAAATCATTGATTTGCCATTACTTGATGATGACTCTGCCAACCGCGAGCAAGTAATGCAAAGGCTGGTGCTGGAGTTAGCGATCCGAAGAGAACAGACTTATATTGATTGGTTGAAGATAGCAATAAATGTTATCAGTAAACAAAAGCCATGTACATCACATTCTCAGATTTTATAAAATGGCAACAATAGCAGTCAATCCTTATCTCGATCGCAATTTTGCTCCAATCCGTGAAGAAATCACCACCGACAAACTGCTAGTCATCGGTGAATTACCCCTTGATTTGTCGGGGATGTTTGTACGCAATGGCCCTAACCCTCAATGGACACCTATCGGTCAATATCACTGGTTCGACGGAGATGGAATGTTGCATGGTGTACAAATTAGCAACGGCGTAGCCACTTATCGCAACCGTTACATCCAGACAGCCGGATGGAAAAAAGAACGAGAAGCAGGTAAGGCTCTCTGGACAGGATTGTTAGAACCACTGCGAAAGGATAATCCTGATGGTGGGTACAAAAAAACCGCCAACACTGCCTTAGTTTGGCACGCTGGTCAGATGTTGGCGCTGAACGAGGGAGGTAAACCTCACGCTATCAAGCTTCCTGAATTAGAAACTATTGGCGAATATACTTACAATGACAAGCTGATTTCTGCCTTCACAGCCCATCCCAAACTAGACCCAGTTACAGGCGAGATGGTATTCTTTGGCTACTCTTTGTTTGCACCACCATACGTCCAATATAGTGTAGTCTCGGCACAAGGCGAACTGTTGCGGACAGTGCCAATCGACTTGCCCATAGGAGTGATGATGCACGATTTTGCCATCACTGAAAACTACACGATTTTTATGGATTTGCCTTTGACTTTCAGCGTTGAGCGATCGCAACGACAAGAACCCGTTATGATGTTTGAGCGCGATCGCCTCAGTCGTTTTGGCATTGTACCACGTCACGGAGACAACAGTAATATCCGTTGGTTTGAGACTCCTGCTTGCTACGTCTTCCATATCCTCAACGCTTACGAAAATGGCGACGAAGTAGTACTGATTGCCTGTCGTATGAGTTCTACGACTGTTTTGAGTCTAGATGATTCGCAACCCGACCCAGATGCAAATATCCCGCGTTTGTATCGCTGGCGATTTAACCTCAATACGGGGACAGTGCGTGAAGAAATGTTAGACGATGTAGCTTCAGAATTTCCCCGCGTCAACGAAAATCTATTGGGGCGACAAACTCGATATGGCTACACCAACAAAATGGCGAATAGTCCCCTACCATTATTTGAAGGCATCATTAAGTACGACTTCACTACTGGAAAGTCCCAAACCCACCTATTCGGACAGGGGCGCTATGGCGGTGAAGCTGTATTTGCGCCGCGTCCTGGTGCAATTACTGAGGATGATGGCTGGCTTGTAACTTTCATCCACGATGAAAATTCAAACACTTCAGAATTAGTAGTGGTTAATGCCCAAGATGTGACTGCTGAACCTGTAGCGCGGGTGATAATTCCTCAACGAGTGCCTTATGGATTTCATGGTACTTGGGTTGCACAGGAATAGCGAAATGGGCGGTTACAAACCGCCCTTACTTAAATTATTTTTCTCTATACCCACCAGCGTAGTCAATTACGCAGATTGTTCTATATAACTTGTGAGTTCCATAAGCAACCCCAGACACTTTAAAAGCGCCGTTAAAAATATTTTTTCTATGACCGCGATCGCGCACGCCATCATCAATAATTAATTGCATGATGATATCTTGAGGAGTGTTTGAGCCATAACTGATATTTTCACCTGCGGTTGTTTGCCATGTACCATAACGGTTGATGCGAGTAAAGGGGTCGCTACCATCGCTACCATCATGACCTATAGTACCTGTTGTCCCTTGGTCTTTAACGTGATCTTTTGCTCCCAAAGACATACCCTTTGAGGCACTCAACGCTCCTACAGGACTTGCAGATTTCAGAAATGCGATCGCTTCATCAACTGCTTTGACTCCTTCTTGAGTTTGCAAATAAGTATTATCAGAAATCTGGATTTTGTTACCCTCAAAGCGCTTTTTATAGTTTTCCAAAATCGGCACGTAGGACTGGGGATTTGTTCGTACTTTATTTGTTTCAACAATTACCTGTTGTTCCAACGGTGAAAGGTCATTCATATATGCTAATAAATTTGGACTGGTTGGTTGAACTACTGCTGGGTTAGAGTTTGCCACAGACGGGCTAGATTGAAACAGTTGATTTGAGCAGCCGAATATCAGGGTAGCTGGCAAAAATACCCAAAGTTTTATGCGACGCATCCATTACCTCACAATTTTTATATGCATTAATTTAGTGAATTAGAAGAAATAAGAATTTTCAACGCACAGATAAGTCTGTACATGCTTCTTTATTCAGAATTCAAGAAGCGAGACACCAGAACTTTAATCAGTTCCATAAGAAGAACGGAACTGAGTTGATTAAGAGTATAGATAAAGCTGCGATTGCCTTTGTTCCTAAAGAGTTACAAATCTATCACTTGATATCTGTTGTAACCTTGATAACACTAAAACGTAAAGAACAATTAAAATCTTCATTTTCTAATGCCTGGTTTCAAATTTACACTTTGATAAACCAACGTTGTCGATACATCAGAACACCAACAGCCCACCACAACAACACGGTGACTATGGCAAATAACAGAGAACCATTCAGAAGTCCCGCCCAAGATGCGAAACAGTTATGGTAAATCCAATTGTAGGTACTGGGAGCATCTTTACCTGTGCCGATAGTGGTTTTCACTAAGATCTTAATCAACAAAACCGATGGGACAAAAAGTGCGATCGCATTTAAGCCCATAATTTCAAAAGGTTTACTCCAGCGACGATTTAGCCGCACTTCGATGAGTTCATAACAGGCTGCTAGCAAAAGTAACGCCCAACCGGTTGTCAAGACTACATAAGAACTTGTCCACAGCTTTTTGTTAATAGGGAATGTCCACCCCCACGCCCAACCGATAATTAAACAACCAACTCCAAATAATCCTAACCCGATACTTGTACGTGATTGTACAGGTTGACTGCGTATCCATTGACCGGTCAAGTAGCCAGCTAGAACGCTGGCGATCGCGGGAATCGTACTGAATAGTCCCTCTGGATCTCCCATAAATTTGAAACCATCACCTTTATACAGGTGCGCTTTGGGAATAATCAAGCGGTCAATATAAGCGCCAAAATTCCCTTCTCGTGTCAAAACTCCCGCGCCATATTCTGGTACTGGTAGATACATCATCATTAACCAGTAGCCGATGAGGATCGCTGCTGCGAGTATCCATTGCCCTTTGCGCGGAAGGTTAAGAACTATCAAGGAAGCCAGCAGATAGGTAATACTAATGCGTTGTAACACCCCCATAATGCGGATACTACTCAAATCAAAAGTCCAAACACCTTGATTCCAAAAGCCATTTAGCAGCAATCCCAAGGCGAAGAGAATAGCGGCGCGGCGTAAGATGCGCCAGTAAATAGCTGAGGTTGGTTTGTTATCTTCGGTGTACTTTGACAGCGAGAAAGTCATCGCTACACCAACAATAAAGAGAAAGAAAGGGAATACCAAGTCAGTTGGTGTGCAGCCGTGCCAATCGGCGTGGGCTAAGGGAGGATATACATCATCTGCGACTCCCGCCATATTGACGAGAATCATAGCAGCGATCGTAATGCCGCGAAAAACATCCAGTGAAGTCAGGCGCATAGCATAAGGTAAATTTGTTATTTGATGAGTATCTACGCTACCCCGCCTTGTGCAGGTAATCAAGCAAAATTTATATACTCGGATACAAGGTAAAATTTTGTTAAATAATTACCATCACTTGTTATGCCAATCAAAGTTGGAGATACCGCTCCTAATTTCACCCTACCTGCTCAAAACGGCTCAACAGTTAGCCTCCAAGATTTTCGCGGCACAAAAGCTGTTGTCCTATATTTTTACCCCAAGGATGATACACCCGGATGTACGGCTGAATCCTGCGCCTTTCGCGATCAGTATGAAGTGTTTAAAAACGCTGGTGCTGAAGTTGTTGGCGTGAGTGCTGACTCTAGCGAATCTCACCAGAAATTTGCTGCAAAATATAATCTACCTTTTACCCTGTTAACTGACAAAGGCGACCAAGTACGGAAGCTATATGGTGCAACAGCAGCCTTTGGCTTATTCCCTGGTCGCGTTACTTACGTCATTGACCAACAAGGAGTTGTGCAATACGTGTTTGATTCAATGTTCAACTTTAAAGGTCATGTTGAAGAAGCATTGAAAACTTTGCAACAGCTTGTGAAATGAGGAAATTGGGAATTGGGAATTGGGAATTGAAAAGAGGCAGAGGGGAAAACTAATCTCCCTGCTCCCTGCTCCCTGCTCCCTTGCTTCTTCCCCATTCCCCATTCCCTATTTAGTCGAATGCAACTTTTCCGGCATGACAATATTTACGTGGCTTGCCTTGCCATTCTTGCCATTAGTATGACCGTTACCATTGCGGGGATGAATTACACCATAACCGCCGTGGTTGCGTTCGTAAATTACATTAATCTCTCCAGTTTCGGAATTGCGGAACATATAAAAGTCGTGTCCTACGAGTTGCAGTTGTTCTAGGGCTTCTGCAAGGGTCATCGGTGGCATGGAAAAATATTTGGTACGGACGACTTCGTTAGGCAATTCGGGGGTGCGATCGCCAATTAAATCTGTGACTACTGACTCTGCAACAACTACTTCTGTTGATTGGGACTGAGTTTTCTGGTCTTGACGACGTTCTTTGTATTTTCGCAGTTGACGGGCAATTTTATCTGCAACTAAGTCAATGCTGGCATATAGGCTTTCACTACTTTCCTCAGCACGGATAATGCTACCACTAGCATAAATAGTTACTTCAGCTGCTTGTC
This genomic interval from Nostoc sp. KVJ3 contains the following:
- a CDS encoding thioredoxin family protein; this translates as MNHNLLHRRQLLFYIGLGVVGIGAATTLSNFRKVNAPSISPAKSNNTQDLETIVKTPAGKSLPEFQGISQWLNSSPLAIADLKGSVVLIQFWTFACINCQRTLPYITKWHRQYEAQGLKVIGIHTPEFAFERDPNNIKKALQKHQITYPVPVDNEYKTWNAYENQYWPHIFLADRQGLLQYDHIGEGAYEKTEQTIRQLLG
- a CDS encoding cytochrome c biogenesis CcdA family protein — protein: MMTNSTLSISLALLGGVLNVLSPCVLPILPVLLGRSLQSHTYGPVALVGGLIAGFALAGSLLGVTASWFTGLANLLRNGAIALLLFLGLLAIFPTWSYRIFTYIPVGNWAKKPPRIGLMGEFWLGTQLGLLWTPCAGPVLGGILVLAAVNHQVAGAFWLLVVYGIGAGLPLLAIAYGGRVLSKRILNVRRHSAVLQRVGGVAIAATAIAILLGWDVQIQLWLAPFFPTQPL
- a CDS encoding cytochrome b/b6 domain-containing protein; protein product: MTSSKRKARSTPSETLLSKTFHWINIISLMLMIASGLQIYNANPVFGGREGWHFPDFLLLGGWLGGGRNWHFTAMWLFSLNLLWYGIYIFITRRWQRRFADRSDLKALQVSQNQKRKNYAWHRLAYTAIIPVLLLAILSGLAMYKPAQLHWISGLFGSWQTLRTVHFITVPTVILFTIAHSLLALKVGSIRLVKSMFV
- a CDS encoding molybdopterin-dependent oxidoreductase codes for the protein MSLILPKRTLSRRQLLQLSGLSGVGFLLGGCGTNLFSDNLRQISEPLNQRLEALLLSQKPVPEFAVSAIEADKLLINTFDFTPQIDPAQFRLKIDGEVSNPMQLSMADIQKFPLTSMVIRHICVEGWAAIVQWGGVRLRDLVTLVQPKSNVRYVYFKSADGYYESWDLASAVHPQTLMAYQKNGQPLSADNGAPMRLASPIKLGYKQSKWVTQITFVSNLLPLKGYWEDQGYEWFAGL
- a CDS encoding tetratricopeptide repeat protein gives rise to the protein MLADILAQLQKQASTGESGVAVAFELNWQCLEAEAQKLACLLSLFALAPIPWSLVESAASASHLEFDFKANCTILVERYLLQELADDTYQVHERIRELLQHKLEELTEADELKRGFCQAMVAVAQDVPQIATLIHIAKATLAIPHLAEVVTVYQTWLNDDDLIWPFEGLGRFYEGQGAYEQALPWYEQSLSTGRERLGKSHPNVAISLNNLAELYRFQGRYSDAEPLYMQALEMIKRLLGESHPNVAITLNNLALLYFYQKRYIEAEPLSLQAIELDKRILGEKHPDVATDLHNLALIYRAQGRYNEAEALFLQALKLKQDLLPENHPLLADTIYALGYMYKVQGRYNEAEPLCLKALELDKHLWGNNHPSVAVSLNNLAELYHLQGRYSEAEPLYIQALKIAEQQLGANHPNTITFRGNLEDLRRNRQP
- a CDS encoding caspase family protein, producing the protein MAKPERTFGLIVGIEKYHESAWNVTGGGPADDALKFAHWLHQHGVPKENIRLCLSALEENHQLIGECGLTVELATEQNISDIVTNFLSPKSGDLLYIFWAGHGLITSERERRLLCADANKQNWQNLDLNSLLVLLGSDNFQIRNHICIIDACANYVLESKGRPTNLGGKAFLSGQPKQDSQQFVLLATRDGEQAKVNSENKTGYFSQAVREAFASANGTFPPNMREVTEAVKQRFISLDKKQLPTYFYSRSWDGDIEKSHFNPFDIPHNIQQSQARKFVGRNEQIEQLRQLLQANDVVVISDVTRQGGVGKTELAIQYSWQYLEDYSGGCCWLNPQGIDLGTQLVEFGVVNLPNFNPPDGLSLAGQVAYCWKNWQAGKVLLIFDDVKDWMQIKPYLPPKGSLFKVLITTRQNTGLTYPSLPLGELSPDGALELLATLLGKDRVEKELEFAKGLCRFVNYVPIGLYQIAAQCREPGRVLC
- a CDS encoding PadR family transcriptional regulator; translation: MSLAYIILGFLQQQEMTGYDLKTSCFDQCIAHLWPADQAQIYRTLDKLVEQGWITCKIEIQRDRPNRKVYSVTEPGKAEFARWLETHQPLATIREPLLVQLHFAEQLPNKTIIHLLEQQLAARIKKLAECQIIDLPLLDDDSANREQVMQRLVLELAIRREQTYIDWLKIAINVISKQKPCTSHSQIL